The segment CGCCAAGGATGGGCTGCACCGCTCCCTCAAGCCCCGCCACCTGAACATGATCGCCATCGGCGGCTCCATCGGCACCGGCCTGTTCGTCGCCTCCGGCGCCACCGTGGCCAGCGCGGGTCCCGGTGGAGCGCTGCTGGCCTACGCGCTGATCGGCCTGATGGTCTATTTCCTCATGACCAGCCTCGGCGAGATGGCTGCGCACATCCCGGTTTCCGGCTCTTTCAGCACCTATGGCAGCCGCTTCGTCGACGATGGCTTCGGTTTCGCCCTTGGCTGGAACTACTGGTACAACTGGGCGGTGACCATCGCCGCCGAGCTGGTGGCAGCCCAACTGATCATGAGTTTCTGGTTGCCGGACGTACCCGGCATTTACTGGAGCGCTCTGTTCCTCGGCCTGATGTTCCTGCTCAACTTCGTCTCGGTGAAGGGCTTTGGCGAGAGCGAGTTCTGGTTCGCGCTGATCAAGGTGGTGACGGTGGTGGTGTTCATCGGCATTGGCCTGGCCACCATCTTCGGCATCATGGGCGGCATCGAGTCCCCGGGATTCAGCAACTTCACCCAGGGTGACGCGCCCTTCGTCGGCGGCCTGCAGGCCATGGTCGGGGTGGCGATGATCGCCGGTTTCTCCTTCCAGGGCACCGAGCTGATCGGCATCGCCGCGGGCGAGTCGGAAAATCCGAAGAAGAACATCCCCATCGCCATCCGCCAGGTGTTCTGGCGCATCCTGATGTTCTACATCCTGGCGATCTTCGTGATCGGCATGCTGATCCCCTACACCGAACCGAACCTGCTGAAGAACGACGCCAGCGACATCAGCGTGTCGCCCTTCACCCTGCTCTTCGAACGCGCCGGATTCGCCGCGGCCGCCAGCGTGATGAACGCCGTGATCCTCACCGCCATCCTCTCAGCCGGCAACTCGGGCATGTATGCGTCCACCCGTATGCTTTACAACCTGGCACTGCAGGGCAAGGCGCCCAGACTGTTCGCCAGCCTGTCCGCCAGCGGCGTGCCGCGCAATGCGCTCTACGCCACCACTCTGGTGGGTGCGCTGTGCTTCTTCACCTCCATCGTCGGAGACAGCACGCTCTACACCTGGCTGCTGAACACTTCGGGCATGTGCGGCTTCATCGCCTGGCTGGGTATCGCCATCTCCCACTACCGCTTCCGCAAGGGCTACCTGATCCAGGGCGGGCGCCTGGCCGACCTGCCCTATCGCGCCAAGCTGTTCCCCTTCGGCCCGCTGTTCGCCTTCACCCTGTGCCTGCTGATCACCCTCGGGCAGAACTACCAGGCCTTCTTCGGCGATCGCATCGACTGGGCCGGCCTGGCCGCCACCTACATCAGCCTGCCGCTGTTCCTCACCATCTGGCTGGGTTACCGCCTGAAGAAGGGCAGCCGCCTGGTGAGCTATTCGGAGATGGACGTCCGCGGCGGCGACAACTGACCGCCCGACAATTCGCGCTTGCCGGGGCAACCCGGCTTGTGCAAAATGCGCCCCGTCCTAGGGGAGTAGTCTCCCGCGAGCGCCCTGCTCGCCCGGCGTGCGTCAACACACTTGGTCCACAGACCATGGCGCATGCGACCCAGAACCTGCATAGACAGGTCCGCGGTTTGACAAGACCTATGACACACACAACCTGACCCGGGGCGGGCAGATTGCGTGTGTCATGGTGATTAGTCGACCCGCCCCCGTAGGAACCCTGATGCTGGAATCCCTCTTCGTCCCGACACTGATCGTTGCGCTCGCTGAAAT is part of the Pseudomonas lalkuanensis genome and harbors:
- a CDS encoding amino acid permease, translated to MTDLNTATPAKDGLHRSLKPRHLNMIAIGGSIGTGLFVASGATVASAGPGGALLAYALIGLMVYFLMTSLGEMAAHIPVSGSFSTYGSRFVDDGFGFALGWNYWYNWAVTIAAELVAAQLIMSFWLPDVPGIYWSALFLGLMFLLNFVSVKGFGESEFWFALIKVVTVVVFIGIGLATIFGIMGGIESPGFSNFTQGDAPFVGGLQAMVGVAMIAGFSFQGTELIGIAAGESENPKKNIPIAIRQVFWRILMFYILAIFVIGMLIPYTEPNLLKNDASDISVSPFTLLFERAGFAAAASVMNAVILTAILSAGNSGMYASTRMLYNLALQGKAPRLFASLSASGVPRNALYATTLVGALCFFTSIVGDSTLYTWLLNTSGMCGFIAWLGIAISHYRFRKGYLIQGGRLADLPYRAKLFPFGPLFAFTLCLLITLGQNYQAFFGDRIDWAGLAATYISLPLFLTIWLGYRLKKGSRLVSYSEMDVRGGDN